From the Daucus carota subsp. sativus chromosome 8, DH1 v3.0, whole genome shotgun sequence genome, one window contains:
- the LOC108198674 gene encoding small heat shock protein, chloroplastic: MAASLALRRSSALFRNLLNSNAPRTTSVAPRFFNTNAQMTTYDDDDRRDVDVDRRSDRFVNRRGDPFFPDFFDPFAPTKSLSQMLNFMDQITDRGFGAVSGRRGWDVKEDNEALKLRMDMPGIDKDKVKISVEQNVLIIRGEEDESEGEDGRRYSSRIELPQNVYKVDEIKAEMKNGVLKVRVPKVKEEERKDVFQVKIE, encoded by the exons ATGGCTGCTTCACTTGCACTCAGAAGATCATCTGCTCTGTTCCGCAATCTCCTCAACTCTAATGCTCCTCGCACTACTTCTGTCGCGCCTCGCTTCTTCAATACGAATGCTCAAATGACGACATACGATGACGATGATCGCAGAGATGTCGATGTTGATCGCCGCTCTGATCGATTTGTCAATCGCCGCGGGGACCCCTTCTTTCCAG ATTTTTTCGATCCGTTTGCGCCAACGAAGAGCCTGAGCCAGATGCTGAATTTCATGGACCAGATAACTGACCGTGGATTCGGTGCAGTTTCTGGCCGAAGGGGCTGGGACGTGAAAGAGGACAACGAGGCCCTGAAGCTTCGAATGGACATGCCAGGGATCGACAAGGACAAAGTGAAGATATCAGTGGAGCAGAACGTGCTTATAATCAGAGGCGAGGAGGATGAATCGGAAGGCGAAGATGGGAGGAGGTACAGCAGCAGGATTGAATTGCCGCAGAATGTGTATAAGGTGGATGAAATTAAAGCGGAGATGAAGAATGGTGTGCTCAAGGTTCGGGTTCCGAAAGTGAAGGAAGAGGAGAGGAAGGATGTGTTCCAGGTTAAGATCGAGTGA
- the LOC108198321 gene encoding agglutinin-1-like: MFCRELSRLLLFAAAAWLASCIICVHGHQSKYYCAMPFYTRGANQTTYADFIHNLRDEMGSQSTIYGIPQLQDAASLANEDRYVEVTLYSSTGTSITVAIDKVNAYVIGYQNGYDAYFFPGQDVPETSNVFVGATRCLLPFNSSYSALEKSAGTTRGSTKLGIGELDKAIQALYDKKEDSALACSMLIVIQMISDAVRSRYVEKLILQHISNDNSTSVFLPTPAMIAFQDEWKNLSSKITYSVGGVIYPPFILPTGSNQKVSVTSVFITFRLNIGVILFYCHPATAVPTPHSVTCQNIPEPTVLISGRNGYCADVESNFYRNGDAIILYPCKSTKNAGAANQLWTIKRDGSIQCRKKCLNAKALTAGKNRIIPRKNMTIYNCSTAEPDSIKWNINDNGNIENPKSGLAVSGFKGKTFSPLTVEKNTYASSQGWRLSNNTMPVVTPIIGFESLCMQACGGNTVEMLECSNTTAQKWKLYPDGTVRPYSATSNCLTSKSSQDVKTLVRAMEVMLNDGYSITIIAFLTQLKNLCWKLINRRR; the protein is encoded by the exons ATGTTTTGCAGGGAACTCTCAAGGTTACTTTTGTTTGCTGCCGCAGCATGGCTTGCTAGCTGCATTATTTGTGTGCATGGGCATCAATCGAAATATTATTGTGCGATGCCCTTCTACACGCGTGGTGCCAACCAAACAACGTACGCTGATTTCATTCACAATCTTCGAGATGAGATGGGAAGCCAATCCACCATCTACGGCATTCCCCAGCTCCAAGATGCGGCCAGTTTGGCAAATGAAGATCGATATGTTGAGGTGACACTCTATAGTTCAACTGGGACGAGTATCACTGTGGCGATAGACAAAGTCAATGCTTATGTAATTGGTTATCAGAATGGTTATGATGCTTATTTCTTTCCTGGTCAAGATGTTCCAGAGACATCTAATGTGTTTGTAGGCGCTACACGTTGCTTGCTTCCTTTTAATTCTTCCTACTCGGCTCTGGAGAAAAGCGCAGGCACTACAAGAGGAAGTACTAAATTAGGTATTGGGGAATTAGATAAAGCCATACAGGCTCTCTATGATAAGAAAGAAGACTCTGCTTTGGCTTGTTCCATGCTCATTGTCATTCAGATGATCTCAGATGCTGTGCGATCCAG GTACGTAGAGAAGCTTATCCTGCAACACATTTCAAATGATAATAGTACTTCGGTGTTCCTTCCGACTCCTGCCATGATCGCCTTTCAGGACGAATGGAAAAACCTCTCCAGTAAAATCACGTATTCAGTTGGTGGCGTAATTTATCCTCCATTTATATTACCAACTGGTTCTAATCAAAAAGTGTCTGTCACCTCAGTCTTCATAACCTTCCGCTTAAATATTGGGGTCATTCTTTTCTACTGTCATCCAGCTACCGCTGTTCCAACACCTCACTCTGTTACTTGTCAGAACATTCCAGAACCTACTGTCCTGATCAGCGGTCGCAATGGGTACTGTGCTGATGTAGAATCAAACTTTTATAGAAACGGAGATGCAATAATCTTGTATCCATGTAAGTCCACTAAGAATGCAGGCGCAGCCAATCAGCTTTGGACAATTAAGAGAGACGGGAGCATTCAATGTCGCAAAAAGTGCTTGAACGCAAAGGCTCTTACAGCTGGGAAAAATAGg ataattccccggAAAAATATGACAATCTACAACTGTTCAACAGCAGAGCCTGATTCCATCAAGTGGAACATAAATGATAATGGCAACATTGAAAATCCCAAGTCTGGATTAGCAGTCAGCGGTTTCAAGGGTAAAACCTTCTCTCCGTTGACAGTAGAAAAAAATACATATGCATCAAGCCAGGGCTGGCGCCTCAGCAATAACACTATGCCTGTAGTGACCCCTATTATTGGCTTCGAAAGTTTGTGTATGCAAGCATGTGGCGGTAATACAGTGGAAATGCTCGAGTGCAGTAACACAACTGCGCAGAAATGGAAACTTTATCCGGATGGTACTGTCCGACCATACTCTGCAACCTCTAATTGCCTCACCTCAAAGTCCTCCCAAGATGTCAAAACTTTGGTTCGTGCAATGGAGGTGATGCTGAACGATGGTTATTCAATTACGATTATAGCATTTCTGACGCAGCTAAAAAATTTGTGCTGGAAGTTAATAAACAGAAGAAGATAG